CGCGGTCCACGACACTCGCGTAGCCGCGTGGCTGGCGACGCCGACGGCACCTCCGAAGACCTTCGATCTCGACTGGCAGACCGAGGCGCTGCTGGGCGCGCCGCTGCCGGCGCCCGACCCGAACCAGCTGGTGCCCGAGATCGCTCCGGAGGAGCTGGGCACCGTCGCCTGGCTGACGGGCGAGCTCTCGCGCCTGCAGCGGCCGCGGCTCGACGAGGGCACGCTCGGCGTGCTCGACGACATCGAGCTGCCGCTCATGCCGGTGCTCTGCCGCATGGAGCGCCAGGGCGTGCAGATGGACCGCGAGGTGCTGCAGCGCATCCACGACACCATGCGCGAGCAGGCGGCCGGCCACGCGGAGGCTGCGTACGCGGAGATCGGCCACGAGGTGAACCTCGGCAGCCCGAAGCAGCTGCAGACGGTGCTCTTCGAAGAGCTCGACATGCCGAAGACCCGCGCGACGAAGACCGGCTACTCCACCGACGCGCAGTCGCTCGCCGACCTGCAGGAGACGAACCCGCATCCGTTCCTGAACCTGCTGCTGCAGCACCGCGAGACCACGAAGCTCGCGCAGATCATCGAGACGCTGCTCAAGGCCATCCAGGAGGACGGGCGCATCCGCACCCGCTACGACCAGACGGGTTCCGCATCCGGTCGTCTCTCCTCCAACGACCCCAATCTGCAGAACATCCCGGTGCGCACCGAGGTGAGCCGCGAGATCCGCTCCGCATTCGTGCACGGGCCCGAGTTCGAGACCATGCTCACAGCCGACTACTCGCAGATCGAGATGCGCATCATGGCGCACCTCTCGGGCGACGAGGGCCTCATCGAGGCGTTCCGCTCTGGCGAGGACCTGCACCGCTTCGTCGGCTCCCGCATCTTCGGTGTCGAGCCGAGCGAGGTGACGGCCCTGCAGCGTGTCAAGGTCAAGGCCATGAGCTACGGCCTCGCCTACGGACTGAGCGCGTTCGGCCTCTCGAAGCAGCTGCGCATCACGCAGGCGGAGGCGAAGGCGCTCATGCTGGAGTACTTCCAGCGCTTCGGCGGCATCCGCGACTACCTGCGGGGCGTCGTGCAGCAGGCCAAGGAGGACGGCTACACGACCACGATCTACGGCCGTCGACGCCCGTTCCCCGACCTTGCGTCGTCGAACCGCGTGCTGCGCGAGAACGCCGAGCGCGCCGCGCTCAACTCGCCGATCCAAGGCTCGGCCGCAGACATCATCAAGCGCGCGATGCTCGCGATCGATCGCCGCATCGTCGACGAGGGCCTGGGGTCGCGCATGCTGCTGCAGGTGCACGACGAGCTCGTCTTCGAGGTCGCGACGGGGGAGCGTGCGACGCTCGAGGCGATCGTCCGCGAGGAGATGGGCGGCGCAGCAGAGCTCTCCGTCCCGCTCGACGTGCAGGTGGGCGTGGGGCCGAACTGGGACGCCGCGGCCCACTGACGCTCCGACAGCTGGTGTGCGAGGCGGGGCCGGCACCGGCTTAGGCTGGCGTCATGACCGCTGACGCACTCCGATTCGGCCTGTTCATCCCGCAGGGCTGGCGCCTCGACCTGGTCGGCATCGACCCCGCAGAGCAGTGGCAGCGGATGCTCGAGGTGGCGAAGGCCGCGGATGCCGGCCCGTGGGACTCGGTCTGGGTCTACGACCACTTCCACACCACCCCGCAGCCGACCGCGGAGGCGACGCACGAGGCGTGGTCGCTCATGGCGGCGCTTGCGGCGTCCACCGATCGCGTGCGCCTGGGCCAGATGTGCACGTGCATCGGCTACCGCAACCCCGCCTACCTGGCGAAGGTCGCGGCGACCGTCGACGTGATCTCTGGGGGCCGCGTCGAGTTCGGCATCGGCGCGGGCTGGTACGAGCACGAGTGGCGCGCGTACGGCTACGGATTCCCGGGCGTCGGCGAGCGCATCTCGGCGCTGCGGGACGGCGTGCAGATCATCCAGCGGCTCTGGGCAGATGGCGAGGCGTCGGTCGAGTCGGAGACCTTCACGGTCGACGGCGCGATCTGTCGCCCGCAGCCGCTGCAGCTCGGTCGCGACGGCAGGCCACGCATCCCCACCTGGATCGCCGGCGGCGGCGAGAAGCGAACCCTGCGCTATGCCGCGAAGTGGGCCGACGCGACGAACTTCGGCGGCAGTCCGGAGCAGTTCGCCCGCAAGCGCGACATCCTGCGCGAGCACCTCGACCGCGAGGGCAGGGATCCGGCAGAGGTGCGCCTGACCTCCAACCTCAACATCGTGGTGCGCGAGACCGAGGCGGAGGCGCTGCGCGTGGTCGACGAGGTCAACGCCCGCGCCGACTCGGCGATGCCGGCAGCGCACGCAGGCACCGGCTTCTCGACGAAGGGCGCCGTCGTCGGCACGCCGCAGCAGGTGCTCGACCACGTCGGCGCGCTGCGCGAGGCAGGGCTCGGCACGCTCATCTCCTACATGCCTGACGTCGCCTATGACCGCACCGGCATGGAGCTCTACGAGCGCGAGGTCATTCCGGCGCTGGCCTGAGCGGTGTCCCAGCGCCATAGGCTGGTCGGCATGACAGCAGAGAACGTCGGCGCACCGTCGCGCCCGCAGACCGACATCGACCGCATCGCGGAGGAGTACGTCCACCGCACCGCCGCGCTGAACCCTGAGATCAACGTCTACGTCGGCCTCGAGGGCGACAAGGCAGGCTACGGCGACTACTCGCCCGCCGGTCGCGAGGCGACCGCAGCGCTCACGCGCGATGCGCTCGCCACGCTCCAGGCAGCCGAGCCGACCGACGACATCGACTGGGTGACCAAGACCGATCTCGCGCGCGAGCTGCAGCTCGAGCTCGACATCGAGGCCGCGGGCTGGAACGACCGCGATCTCAACAACCTCGCGAGCCCCGCGAGCGGCATCCGCGACATCTTCGACCTCATGCCCACGGCGGGCGAGCAGGACTGGGACGACATCGCCCAGCGCATGCGCAACGTGCCCGCCGCGTTCGACGGCTACATCGCCTCGCTGCGCGCCGGCATCGCGAACGGCAACACGCCGGCGGCCCGCCAGATCGACAACGTGCTCGAGCAGTTCGAGGACTACGCGCCCGGCGTCGGCTTCTTCCACGAGTTCGCCAAGACCGCGAAGGCCGGCGAGGCCGAGCTGCCCGAGTCGCTCAAGCGCGACCTGGAGCAGGCGGCGGGGGAGGCGACCGAGGCCCACGCGCGCTTCGCGGGCTTCCTGCGCGACGAGCTCGCCGCATCCGCCAACCCCGTCGACGCCGTCGGCCGGGAGTTCTACTCGCTCATGTCGCGCCGCTTCCTGGGCGCGGACGTCGACCTCGACGAGACCTACGCGTGGGGCATCGAGGAACTCGATCGGATGCGCTCCGAGCAGGAGGCGATCGCGAACGAGATCAAGGCCGGCGCCAGCGTGCAGGAGGCGATCGCGTTCCTCGACGGCGACGAGAGCCGCAAGCTGCACGGCACCGACGCGCTGAAGGCGTGGATGCAGCGCACGAGCGACCAGGCGGTCGAAGAGCTCGGCAGGTCGCACTTCGACATCGCCGAGCCCATCAAGGCGCTCGAGTGCATGATCGCGCCGACCGAGACGGGCGGCATCTACTACACCGGCCCCGCCGACGACTTCTCGCGCCCGGGCCGCATGTGGTGGTCAGTGCCGAAGGGCGTCACCGAGTTCGACACCTGGCGCGAGCTCACGACCGTGTACCACGAGGGCGTTCCCGGCCACCACCTGCAGATCGCGCAGCAGACCTTCAACCGCGGCGAGCTCAACCTCTGGCGCCGTGCCTTCGCCGGCACCTCGGGCCACGCGGAGGGCTGGGCGCTCTACGCCGAGCGCCTGATGGAGTCGCTCGGCTACCTCGACGACCCGGCAGACCGGCTCGGCATGCTCGACGGGCAGCGGATGCGCGCGGCGCGCGTCGTGCTCGACATCGGCGTGCACCTGGGCAAGCCGCGCCTCGACGGCACGGGGGAGTGGGACTTCGACTACGCGTTCGAGTTCATGCGCGAGAACGTGAACATGAACGAGCCGTTCGTGCGCTTCGAGGTGAACCGCTACTTCGGCTGGCCGGGCCAGGCGCCGTCCTACAAGATCGGCCAGCGCATCTTCGAGCAGATCCGCGATGAGGCGCAGGAGGCGGAGGGCGACGCCTTCGACCTCAAGCGCTTCCACATGCGCGTGCTCAACATCGGCGGCGTCGGCCTCGACACGCTGCGCCAGGCGGTCCTGCGCGGCTAGCTCTGCTCAGCCCTGCTGGGCCGTCGCGAGCGTGAGCCCGCGGCGGCCCAGCTCCCATTCCAGCGCCTGCACGACCCGCCCGAACTCGGCGTCGTCGGCGAAGGGCCCCGCGAGGCACTCCACGACGGATGCGTCATCGAGCGTGAGCGCGACGGTGCGGTGGGCGTCGAGGCCGGCGCGCGTCATCAGGCGTCGGCCGATGCGGTTGCCGAGCACGCCGCCCGGGGTGACTGCCGGCGCGCGGCGCACGGCCTGCCAGCGGACCGTCGCGCCGCGCACGCGCTCGAAGGGGATGGGCCCGGTGCCCGGCCCTTCGACGTGCGCGGGCCCGACCGCCAGCAGAGCGGCGCCGAGGGGGAAGCGCCGACGGATCGTGCGCACGACATCCCACATCGCGCCCGCGAAGATGGCCACGAGGATGCTCATGAAGAAGCCGACGGAGCCCAGGGCGAGCAGCGCGGTGCCGTCCAGGTCGCCGAAGCCGCCGCCCACGACGGCCGCCGCCAGGCACGCGAGGAACCACGCCATGCCCCAGCCGGCCACGACCGTGAGCACGATGGCGATGATGCGGAAGTGCCGCTCTGCGACCCTCCTGCGCGGCTCGTCGACGATGATCCTGAGGGCGGTGCCATCGGCTGTCAGCATGACGCGAGCGTAGGCGCGAAGCCTGGTTGTCTGCCTCCTGAGCCCGGTGTAGGCTTGACCGGTCACTCGTGTGACGCATGAACCCATTCGAATCGCTGGATGCGCATCCGCATGCCTCCGGCCCGACGTCCCCCATCAAAGGCAACTTGAACTCTATGACCACTGCAACGACCACGGCTCCCAAGCAGGTCGCTGTGAACGACATCGGCTCTGCCGACGACTTCATGGCCGCCGTTGAGAAGACCCTGAAGTTCTTCAATGACGGCGACCTGATCGAGGGCACCGTCGTCAAGATCGACCGCGACGAGGTCCTTCTTGATGTCGGCTACAAGACCGAGGGCGTCATCCCCTCGCGCGAGCTCTCGATCAAGCACGACGTCGACCCCACCGAGGTCGTCGAGGTCGGCGACACGGTCGAGGCGCTCGTCCTCCAGAAGGAGGACAAGGAGGGGCGTCTGATCCTCTCGAAGAAGCGTGCGCAGTACGAGCGCGCCTGGGGCGATGTCGAGCGCATCAAGGACGAGGACGGCGTCGTCACCGGCACCGTCATCGAGGTCGTCAAGGGTGGCCTCATCGTCGACATCGGCCTGCGCGGCTTCCTGCCTGCGTCGCTCATCGAGCTGCGCCGCGTCCGCGACCTCACGCCGTACCTCGGCCAGGAGATCGAGGCGAAGATCCTCGAGCTCGACAAGAACCGCAACAACGTCGTGCTCTCGCGCCGTGCGCTCCTCGAGGAGACGCAGTCGGCGTCGCGCGGTGCCTTCCTGCAGTCGCTGCAGAAGGGCCAGGTCCGCAAGGGCGTCGTCTCGTCGATCGTCAACTTCGGTGCGTTCGTCGACCTGGGTGGCGTTGACGGCCTCGTGCACGTCTCGGAGCTCTCGTGGAAGCACATCGAGCACGCCTCCGAGGTCGTCGAGGTCGGCCAGGAGGTCACCGTCGAGATCCTCACCGTCGAGCTCGACCGCGAGCGCGTCTCGCTGTCGCTCAAGGCGACGCAGGAGGACCCGTGGCAGATCTTCGCCCGCACCCACGCCATCGGCCAGGTCGCACCGGGCAAGGTCACGAAGCTCGTCACCTTCGGTGCGTTCGTGCGCGTCGCGGATGGCATCGAGGGCCTCGTGCACATCTCGGAGCTCTCGTCGAAGCACGTCGAGACCGCTGACCAGGTCGTGGCGGTCAATGACGAGGTCTTCGTCAAGATCATCGACATCGACCTCGAGCGTCGCCGCATCTCGCTCTCGCTGAAGCAGGCGAACGAGGGCGTCGACCCCGACGGCACCGACTTCGACCCGGCGCTCTACGGCATGCTCGCCGAGTACGACGAGCAGGGCAACTACAAGTTCCCGGAGGGCTTCGACCCCGAGACGAACGAGTGGCGCGAGGGCTTCGACGCCCAGCGCGAGGCCTGGGAGGCCGAGTACACCGCAGCGCAGACGCGCTGGGAGGCGCACAAGGCCCAGGTCTCGACCGCTCGCGAGGTCGAGCTCACCTCGAACGACGTGCCCTCGGGCGCACAGTCGTTCGGCGGCTCGACGGAGGAGACCGGCGCCGGCACGCTCGCCGACGATGAGGCGCTCGCCGCTCTGCGCGAGAAGCTCACCGGCTCCGCCGAGTAAGCACGCACACACGCAGCGGGTCGCGCCTTCGGGTGCGGCCCGCTTCGCGTTGCGCGGGGGCCGGGTGTCGGGGATCGATGCGAGGATCGACCCATGCCTGCACACGATTCGGTCGACCGCGCCCTCGCCTACGCAGACCGCTGGCTTGCCTATCGCCGGTGGCGGCTCCGGATCCCCGGCGTGCAGGCCGCCGTGCGGGTCGGCGGCGAGCTGCTGCTCGACACCGCGCACGGGGTGGCGGATGCGTCCACGGGCGAGCCGCTGACGACCGGGCACCGCTTCCGCATCGCCTCGCACTCGAAGTCGCTCGCCGCGCTCGCCGCCCTGCGGCTCGTCGACGACGGCCGCCTGCGGCTCGACGACGCGGCAGCGGTGCACGCGCCATCGCTGCGCGGCACCGACGCGGGCGCGCTGCTCGTGCGTGAGCTGCTCTCGCACGGCGGCGGCGCGGTGCGCGATGGGGATGACGTCTCGTTCTGGCATCTGCTCGCCGACTTCCCGGACCCGGAGCGCCTGCGCGCGATCGCGACCTCCGGGGTGGAGCGCGTGCCCGCATCCACCGAGTTCAAGTACTCCAACATCGGATTCGGGCTGCTCGGCCTCGTCATCGAGGGGGTGACGGACACGGGCTACGCCGCGGCGCTCGATCGCCTCGTGCTGCAGCCGCTCGGGCTCGCGGGGATGCGTGCCGATCTGGTCGACGGCGACCCCGGATCACTCGTGACGGGTCACTCCGGACTGCACTCGAGTGCGGAGCGCGCGGTGCTCGACAGCCCGAACGCGGGCGCGCTGGCCGCCGCGACCGGCGCGATCGCCACCGCCGGCGAGCTGACGGATGCGCTGCGCGCCGTCACCGAGGCAGACGACCGGCTGCTGAGCGCCGGCGCTCGGCGCCGCATGCGGCAGCGGCAGTGGACGACGACGGGGCGCGACGGCGGCACGGCGGGCTACGGGCTCGGCCTGATGCTGGGCTCAGTCGACGAGCGCGAATGGGTCGGCCACGGCGGCGCGTGGACCGGGCAGGCGACGCGCACGCTCGTCGACGCCGAGCGCGACATCGTCGTCAGCGTGCTGACGAACGCGATCGATGCGCCCGCAGAGGAGCTCGCCGTCGGCGTCGCCCGCATCCTGGGCGCCGCGCAGCGCCCGCAGCCCGACCCGATCACTGCAGGGCTCGAGCGCTCGCGCTCGTTCGAGGGCACCTTCTCGAGCTTCTGGGCACGGGTCGACGTGGTCGAGATCGGCGGCCGACTGCTCGGCATCGCTCCGACCGCCGCAGACCCCTTGCAGGCGGTCGACGTGCTGGAGCCGATCGGCGACGACCGCGTGCGCATCACGGCCGCGACGGGCATGGGTGCCGGCCATGAGATCGCGACTGCGGAGCGGGATGCCGCGGGGCGCGTCGTGCGGTGGCGCGGCGCGTGGCACCTCGACCGCGTGGAGCAGCCCGCGGGCTAACCCGACGAGAGCCGGTCGGTCGCGGGGCGGAGATCGACGTTCCTGCGCTTGCGCGCGCTGCGCCAGATCGACCACCCGAGCAGGGCGAGCAGCGCGAGCGCCAGCAGCACCAGCACGGGGGCGACGATCGCGAGCAGGGACATCCCCACTGCTCCGACATCCTCGATGGTCGAGACGACGGGGGCCGCGGCGCCCGCGGTGGCGAGGTTGGCTGCGGGCCGCAGGGCGGTCTTGCCGACGTGCACGGTGAGTGCGATGACCGCGCCGACGACGATCGGCACCCACTGGTTGGAGGCGAAGAACTCGGCCGGGTCGGTGACGGCGACCGTCGACGCGGTGGAGGACGAGCCGAAGACGAGGCCGCCCGCGGTCGGGCGCACGATGGTCTGGATCACGTCGTTGACGCTGTCGACAGCCGGGATCTTGTCAGCGACGAGCTCGACGATCAGCAGCACGGCGAGGATGCCCAGCACCCACCAGTTCGAGATCCACGCCCAGCCCTCCGGCAGGGCGAGGGCATCGGGGAAGAAGCGGTTCGCCACACCCACCACGAGCAGCGGGATGTAGGCGTTCATGCCCGCAGCCGCGGCAAGACCCGAGCCCGTCAGGAACTCCAGCATGTGACTCCTCCTCGTACGGCGGTGTGCGCCGCTTCGGCGATGGTAGCCCCGGCCGCCGGGAAGCACATGCGAGCGGTGCGCGCGCGGTACCTTCAACCTATGATCGCGGCTGCCACGAACGGTCGCACCGCTGCGGTGCGCCCTGATCGCACGCGCGAGCGCGCGACGGCGGTCAACCAGCTGCTGCTGGCGGCCGCGTGCCTCGCTGCCTGCGGTCTGGTCGTGGTGCTCGACGACCTGCACGATGGCGAGACGCTCTTCTTCGGGGTGCTCGCGATCTTCGCGCTCACCGTCGTCGCCCTGGTCGTGCCGTGGAACCGCATCCAGCCCCGGTGGGTCAGCCTGGTGCCCATCGGCGATCTGGTCGCCATCTTCTTCCTGGAGATGGGCCAGCCGGACGCACAGCTGTGGCTGCTGTGGATGGTGCCGGCGACCTGGCTCGCGACTGTCGGCGGGTGGCGCGGGCTGCTGATCGGCGCGGGCTCCGCGAGCGTGCTGTTCTGGACATCCAACCTGCTGCACGACGGCTTCTCGAGCGCAGTGCACATCGTGCTCGGGCCGCTGGCCGTCTCGATGGCGTCGATCGTCGCGTACGTCGCGGCCCGCCGATCAGCCGCGCAGCGCGCGCTGCTGGATGAGCAGGCGGAGTATCTCGACCACGCCGTCGAGCGTGCGCGCCGGCAGGAGGATGCCGTGAGCGAGCTGCTCGACGCGGTCGACTTCGGGGTGGTGCGGATCGGTGCAGACGGCTCGATCTCGATCGAGAACGACGCGCACGCGCGGCTGAGCGCCGTCGGCGCCGAGGGCCAGCTGTTCGACGCCGACGGCGAGTCGCCCATCGAACCGGCGATGGTGCCGCTCGCGCGGGCGCGGCGCGGGGAGACGTTCGAGGGCACGCTGCACTGGCAGGGGCCGCCTGGCGAGGGCCGGCGGGCGCTGCAGTCGACGGCGCGACGGCTGATCGATGTCGACGGCACCGACATCGGCGCCATCCTGGTGACGCGAGATGTCACGGCGGAGCGGATGGCGGTCTCGATGCGCGACGAGCTGGTCGCCTCGGTCTCGCACGAGCTGCGCACGCCGCTCACGAGCGTGCTCGGCCACCTCGACCTCGCGCTCGAGGATCCGGAGGTGGGGGATGCCGCACGCCGCAGCCTCGAGATCGCGGAGCGCAACGCGTCGCGGCTGCTGGTGATCATCGGCGACGTGCTCGCCGCCACAGCAGACGGACCCGGCCGATTCGATGTGCGCCCCGTGGAGGAGGATCTCGCGCGCGTCGTGCTCGCCTCGGTGGAGTCGCTGGAGCCGAAGGCCGAGGCGCGGGGGATCCGCATCGACGTCTCGGGCGTCGAGAGCGCCGTCGCCGAGATCGATCCCATGCGCATCCGCCAGGTGGTTGACAACCTGGTCGGCAATGCCGTCAGCTACCACGCCGGCGACGGCCTGATCGAGGTGGGCGTCACCGCAGACGACAAGCACGCCTGGCTCGTGGTGCGCGACGATGGCCCCGGCATCGCGGCCGACGTGCTGCCGCGGCTGTTCGAGCGGCGCTTCCGCGGCTCGGCGGCGCAGAGCAGCAGGCCGCACGGCAACGGTCTCGGCCTCGCCATCAGCCGCGACCTCGTGCGCGCGCATGGCGGCGAGATCACCGTGCAGAGCGAGCCCGACGCCGGCGCGACCTTCGTCGTGCGACTGCCGCTGCGCCGAGCTGGAGCGAACGCATGATCCTCGATCCCGACACGGTCAAGCTCATCACCGCGCTCGTCGTGCATGTCGCCGGCGGCGTGTTCGTGCTCGAGACCATGCTGCGCAAGGACGACCGCGCAGGTCGCGTCTGGGCGCTCGGCTTCATCTCGGGCATGATCGCCACCGAGGCATACCTGCTCGACGCGGTGACGGATGCCGGTTGGTGGCCCATCGCGGTCGGCAACGCCGCCTGGGTGGCGACGCTCGGGCTGCTCTGGATCGGCTGTCGCGTGTTCAACGGCAGGCAGGCTCGCGGTAGTGCCGTCCTGGTGGCGGCCGCTGCCGTGCTGGCATGCGCCGCCGTGCTGCTCGAAGGGCCAGAGGTCGGCCGATGGTCGGGCGCGTGGGTCATGTTCGCGGCGAACGCCGCGTTCGCGGGGCTCGGCACGATCGAGTCGCTGCGGGGCACGATGAGCCGAACGCGCACGGCCCTCGGCCTGGGCGGCGTGCTCGCGCTCGCGTGCGTGTTCCAGCTCATCCGACTGGTGAGCGCCCTGACCCTCGGCACGGACCACGAGCTCTTCCGCGAGTGGGTCAGCAGCGGCGTCGCCGGCGTCGCCACGATCTGCCTCGTGATCATCGCGGTCGTCACCGCATCCGTGCTGCGCGCGGAGCAGGTGCGCCTGCGGGGCACCGAGGACTCCTCACTGATGGCGATCGCACCCGATGGCGTCCTGCTCGTGCCGTCGTTCGTGCGCGTCCTCGGCGGCCGACTCATGCGCGCCAACCGCCGCGCAGAGCTCTTCGCCGTGCTCGTGATCAGCATCGGCTCGCTCACCCGCATCGCGACCGCCTTCGGCGCCGACGAGGCGGAGCACGTGCGCCAGGCGGCGCGTGCGGCGGCCCGCAGGCTGTCGCCGACGACCGCGGCGCTCGGCACCGACGACCACGGCACGCTCATGCTCGCCTTCCAGCCCACATCGCCAGCGGACGCCAGGCAGCTCGCCACGCGCATGCATCGGGCGATGCTCGATCAGCTCGCGACCGCAGGAGTGCCGGTGGTGCCGCCCATCGGCATGGGCGTCAGCCTCACGAGCATCAGCGGCTACGACCGCGACGCGCTGCTCGACGCTGCGCGTGCTGCCGCGAACCGCGCCATCGCGAGCGATGACGTCACCGTGGTGGTGGCAGGCGAGGACGACGAGACGGAGGGCCCCGCCGTCGGCGGTCAGGACGTGCGGCGGTAGCCCACGCCTCGCACGGTCTCGATCCAGCGGGGATCGGAGGGCGACTCGCCGAGCTTGCGCCGCAGGTTCGCGACGTGCACCTCGATCGCGCGGGCGTCGTGCTCGCTCAGGTAATGATCGGGTTCGCCGCGCTCGCCGCGCAGCATGCCGGCGAGCTGCATCTTGCTCACGACGCGGCGGCCGGAGCTCAGCAGCATCCGCAGGATGTCGAACTCGCTGCGCGTCAGCTCGACCTCCGCGCCGTCGAGCTCGACGACCCTGGCGCCGGGCTCGAGGCGCAGCCCGCGGTGCTCGAGCAGCGCGGGCTCGGCGTCGCCCTCGCCCCACGGGGCACCGGTGAGGTCGACCGAACCGGTCTCCGACGCGACGTGCGAGACAGCGTCGGTCGCGCCGAATGCCTGTGGGGCCGAGGGATGCGGAGGAGAGGGATGCGTCGATGCGAGCACCCGCGGCCTGCGCATCATCGCCTCGATGCGGGCGCGCAGCTCGCGCGGCCGGAAGGGCTTGACGATGTAGTCGTCCGCGCCCGTCTGCAGCCCCACGAGCGTGTCGATCTCGTCGCCGCGCGCCGTGATCATCACGATGTATGCGGTGCTGATCGCGCGCACCTGGCGAGCGGTCTCGAAGCCGTCGATGCCGGGCATGTTCACATCGATCGTGACGACGATCGGGTCGTGCTCGCGCACGAGCTCGACACCTGTCGCGCCGTCGGCCGCGGCGTGCACGACGAATCCGCCCTGGGTCAGCACCTGGGCAAGCAGCTCACGGATGTCTTCGCCATCCTCGATGACGACTGCGACGTCCTCGCTCATCGGGTCTCCTTGCATCTGCACCGCGCGGCGGGTGCACTGTGGCCGATGCTACTCGTCGTCGCTGACAGCGCCGTCGCCGGACCTGCAGGGCCCGCGACGTGCCAGACTCGAGCCATGCCTCTCGTCGCGCTCACCGGCGGCATCGCCTCCGGGAAGTCCACGATCGCCCGCGGGCTCGCGGCGCACGGCGCGGTGATCGTCGATGCCGACGCCCTCGTGCGCGAGCTGCAGCAGCCCGGCATGCCCGTGCTCGCCGCGATCGCCGCCGAGTTCGGTGAGCACCTGCTGCTGCCAGACGGCTCGCTCGATCGCGGGGCGCTCGGCGCGGTGATCTTCCACGATCCCGGCGCTCGTCACCGTCTGAACGCGATCGTGCACCCGGCCGTCGCGGAGGAGTCCGGTCGACGGTTCCGTGCCGCGTTCGCCGTCGATCCCGCGGCGGTCGTCGTGTACGACGTGCCGCTGCTGGTCGAGGCGCGGCCCGACGACCCCTGGGACCTCGTGGTCGTCGCCCACGCGCCTGCGGACATCCGCGTGGCGCGTCTCATGGAGCTGCGCGGCATGGACGAGGCGGATGCGCGGGCGCGCGTCACGTCGCAGGCGAGCGACGAGCGTCGGCTCGCGATCGCCGACGTCGTGATCGACACCGCTGGCGAGCTGTCGGCGACGATCGAGCAGGTCGATGCCCTCTGGGAGCGACTGGCCGAGCAGCGTGTGGGTGGCCGCTCCTAGGCTGGGGGCATGGAACCGACCCGTGCTGTGCGGCCCTTCGAGGTCATCAGCGAGTACACCCCCTCCGGTGATCAGCCGAAGGCCATCCGCGAGCTCACCGATGCCGTGAACCGCGGCGAGACCGATGTCGTGCTGCTGGGTGCCACCGGCACGGGCAAGAGCGCGACGACCGCGTGGCTGGTCGAGCAGGTGCAGCGTCCGACGCTCGTGCTCGCGCACAACAAGACGCTCGCCGCGCAGCTGGCCAACGAGTTCCGCGAGCTGTTCCCGAACAACGCCGTCGAGTACTTCGTCTCCTACTACGACTACTACCAGCCTGAGGCCTATGTGCCGCAGACGGACACCTTCATCGAGAAGGACTCCTCGCTCAACGCCGAGGTCGAGCGGCTGCGGCACTCCGCCACCAACTCGCTGCTGTCGCGCCGCGACGTCATCGTGGTCTCGACGGTGTCCTGCATCTACGGCCTCGGCACGCCCGAGGAGTACCTCGAGGCGATGGTCGCGCTGCAGATCGGGATGCGCATCGACAGGCAGGCGCTGCTGCGCCGCTTCGTCTCGATGCAGTACCAGCGCAACGACGTCGCCTTCACCCGCGGCACCTTCCGGGTGCGCGGCGACACGATCGAGATCATCCCGATGTACG
The window above is part of the Agrococcus sp. ARC_14 genome. Proteins encoded here:
- the coaE gene encoding dephospho-CoA kinase; this translates as MPLVALTGGIASGKSTIARGLAAHGAVIVDADALVRELQQPGMPVLAAIAAEFGEHLLLPDGSLDRGALGAVIFHDPGARHRLNAIVHPAVAEESGRRFRAAFAVDPAAVVVYDVPLLVEARPDDPWDLVVVAHAPADIRVARLMELRGMDEADARARVTSQASDERRLAIADVVIDTAGELSATIEQVDALWERLAEQRVGGRS